A window of Macrotis lagotis isolate mMagLag1 chromosome 1, bilby.v1.9.chrom.fasta, whole genome shotgun sequence genomic DNA:
GATGTTATAAGGGCCTGGGCTGGTTGAGCTCCTTTATCCTTGATCCAATCCCATTTCTATTGGATTTTGCCAGAAGCTGGACTGTCCGTTTAGTGTCTCATTAGGCTCAGGCTGAAGGGAGAGACTGCTGCTCTGTTTGGGTCTGGGCCAGGCTGGACTTGAAGGAAGGGTGGTACAGGGAAAGAAGGAATATTGGTATCATTTTGATCATAATAACAAAAACTTTGTGCTTAATTCAAGTCCCATTCTATCAGATTCTCCCTTTAGCCACGGATGCCAAGGTGGTAAATGTAAAAAAGAGGTCCAACAACATTACTAccctcctcaataaactccatcAGCTCCCTATGACCTCTAGGATCAAAAATAAACTcatttgtttgacatttaaaatccaTAACAATCTGAATCCAGTCTTTCCATTCTTATTAATAGCTTATACCCTTCAAGCATTCAATAGTTCAATCAATTTGGTCTCCTCACACAAACCATTCTATCTACCATTGCCATACCTCTGAGCAGACTTTATCCCAATGACTGGGTACTCCCTCATGACTATTACATCTTAGAATCTCTAGTTCCCTTCAAAACTCAATTAAATCACTACTTcttatggaaaactgccctaattcCCCCCCAGCTATTAGTTCCTCCATTCTAAAATAgcttgtattcattttttttgcattctgtTCTATATGTGGTCATGTAGCTATACACACATAATTTTAATGACCATCTGTGTGCTacaaaatgtaagctccttgagagaaagaattgtttgattttttttttttatctttctattcctAGGACTGGAAAATAGCAAGCACTTCATAGAAATGTTTGTCAATCAATTGACAGAGAGGTAAAGACTCAATAAGGGACTCTCAGTTGAACAGTTACACTCTCCTTCTGGCATTTGATTTTACCATTTGCTCCACCAGAAACTGTTTATATGAGACAATATGATAAAGTGGGATGGAAGCTGTTTTCAGAGAagtaactgtatgaccttggacaagtcattaacttctctgatcctcatttttttcatctgtacaatgagaggTTTGGCCTTGAAAACCTCTCAGGTCTCCTTTgcttctaaatctaagatcccaTAAGTCAGAAAAGGCCCTGGAAAGTGAGTTTATTCaagaagccccccccccaaatcaccTCTTCTGGAATCTCAAAATCCTTGTAATCAGGTAGTTCTCACTAAAGAGGCAATTCCTTCTATTGGAAGAAAtataggatttggagtcagatgacctgaattcaaactcttGCTCTATTATTCTAAAATAAGTGGTTAGATAAGATGACCTCTAAACTCCCTTCCAGCTGTACAGTCTGTGGACTGCTATGATGTCTAACTTCACTCTCTCATGTTGCAggcagcaacatgggagtggaGAACAGCTATTCAGCTTTTGGCtctccctgctttccctttcttcttttaccttCCCAGTTTGAAAGCATCTTTGACTGCTAAGTCCCTTCCTAATATTCTCTGACTGAATGTGCCAACCTCAGGGGAGGTAGAGCAGGTACTGAGCATCAGCAAGCATGTAAGATTATACATGTGTCTAGATAGGAGAGAGCACAAATATGCatgtgaaaatgtgaaaaaaaaatcagatgagaAGCCTGTTTCTGGAAGGAGAAATCTACGTACATTACTATAAATGTGCATGTTGCATATATTGTGCATGTTGTGCTGCATATTGTGTGACCTAGACAGGGGCTCTATCTGTGTCTCCTCCACCTGTGCCAATGTTCCTTTTAGAAACACCTGCCCAAACAGCCCCTCCCTGTTCCCATTTTTAACATTGATTCACAGCCAAGTCATGAgccttccccctctcctctccttgtTCTCTTCTCCCCTTATCCCCTCTGCTTTCTTAGGACTCATTATAGAGTCCTTCCTAGGGTCTCCTGGCCTTAACTAAGACAAGGGAGGTAAGAAGCCCCCCCCCATCAGCTAAGGTCAGAACAAAGGCTAGAACCCAGATGCTTTCTTCCATTCCCAGTCAATCCAGAGGCAGTGGGAGCCTCAGATCCTGACCTTCTAAGAGTATCAGCACACAggaccatatatatgtatatatatatatatatatatatatatatatatatatatatattccttgccTATCCATTGCCTGCCCTAGTCCCAATAATGGTCAAGAAATCACAAACTGCCAGTTCTAGAAAGGATaatttagtccaaccctctcattttgcaaagaaagaaactgaggattaGAGAGAGGAAAGGGCTTGCCCACCATCACAGTGAGTCAGTGGACAGAAAAATAGTCCCATCTGAGGAACCTTCTTGAGACTCTTCTTTGGACACAGGAAAGACCCTGCAGTGTTGAGAAAGAATAATCCAACTCCTTTTAGTTATTCAGAGGGTGTAGAACTGCCTATTGGAGCCAGGGGACTATACAAAATGACTACCCATGCCTGAAGAGGGGAGATTGAAGAGGTTAGGTAAGCCTAAGATCTGCTAAACAGGGCAGATCAGCTTCAGTGCAACCACTGATTCCAAAATGACTGATCCACTGGGCCCAAGATCCCCATCACCATTCACCCAAGGTGGATGCTACCTGTTCCTATATAGCCCCTTCAGTCCTGTACTGCCAACCGGCCCCTCCCAACAACGACATCATCAGGGCTCTGCTTCAGGGCCAGGGTCCCCCAGGCCCACAGTTTCTGGTCTCACACTCATTGCTTAAGGCCAGAAAACCAGGGAGAAAAGCTCATTCGATGCCTCACCCTGGTCCCCATCTTCCCTCTCCAGTGAGGAAACCCAGGCCCAGAACCTAGGACTCGGGCTTCCGATGCATCCCAAGGGAAGGTGAGCTTTCACCAACATCTCGACAAGTCAGAGAGACCCTAAAGTGACAAGGATCCAGGGAGTCAGGGTCCCACATCCAAACGGCTCCAAGGGAGCAGAACAGGCTGCAGGAAGGATCTGAAGTCTACGGTTCCCTCCCTGTCTCCCTGCTTCTGCCCTTCTCTCCCTTAGGAAATCCCCCGGGAAAGCATTTCCGAGTGAATCCGTTCACATCCACAGGCACACGGACTCACGTTCACGCAGACACAGCCTCGCAGAGACACTCACACAGTCACCCAGAGATCGAGAAAACTTCTCTCCAGGGGCGCCTCCCCCGCTGCCCCTTCGCCCTCCCTGCGGGGGAGGGGGATCCCCCAGACTGGCCCCCGTAGCCGGGGCTCCCTGCGCCCCAAGTCCCCCCTCCTTCCTCCCGCCCCGGCTGTGCGGAGGCGGGAGGAGGCGGGAGCTGAGTCTCCCCTGGAAACCGGGTCTCCGCCCGGCCCCCGGCGCCACGCCGCCCGCCGCCCTCCAGGTGCTGCGGTGGCCCGGGCTGGGCCAGCCGGGCCTGGGCCCGGGGCCGCCCCCGGCGCCCAGCCCGAGGCTGCAGGGCCGCGACCCCCGGCCCAAGGGAGAGGGCGCACAGAGGACCCTCCCCGCTTCCCTGCCCCAGGCTGGGGAGGCCGCTGGCGGGGGGCAGGCGCGGCGCCGGGAGCCCCCTCCCCCCGTGCCGCCTTACCTGGCCCCGGCCGGCAGGCTGTCCAGTCGCAGGGCGGCCCGCAGGCTGCCCGGAGGCGGAGGGcttggggggggcgggggggtgcCAGGCCGAGCCGGGGAGCTCGACTCCCTGGCACCGAGGCCCGGCAGCTGGCACGGCCGAGGGGGCCGCGGGGAGAAAGGGTGGGGGGGTTCCGGGCACTGCGGAGCCCCCAGCGAAGGGGCCGCGCCGGCTGCGGAGCCGGAGCCTCGGAGACTGGGAGGGAGCCCGGCAAGCTGCGGAGGGTGGATTTCCCGGGAACCCGGACGGGAGGCGGGGGGGATCCCGCCCGCTCCGCCCCCGCGCAGGGCCAgcggggggaagggggagggcgGGGCCGGAGCTGGAGCCCGGGGGGCCCGCGGGTCGGACCGGGGCCAGCGGGGGTCTCTGCGGATCGCCGCGAGCCGGCCGCTGTCCGAggtgctggggggagggggctgaGGCCGCCCCGGGGAGCGCCCCCCAGTGCCCAGGGCTGAGCCAGGCGGAGGCGGGGGATTTCCCTGGGTAGCCTTCAGGGATGCGAATGAGACTCGGCTCCGCCTCCTAGCCGCGGGAGGGGGAAATAGGTGGAGAAGAGGGACCTCATCCTTGCATCCAGACAGTCACAGGCATCCAGAGACAGTCACAACCGCACACAGGGCTGGTACAAGCTCCTGGTGTGCTGTACAAGGTCCTGGGGTGTAGACATACACACCGGTTTCCGAGGCGGTGAGTGACACAGGGTCCAGTCTCATGCTTACAAATCTGTATCATTTAGTTtctccctatctctgtctctgtttctgtctgtcacacacacacacacacacacacagacacacacactcaccgCACAACCTGAATAGTTCCAGAGATACAGTTTCTCCCCATCCCACTTCTTCAGTCACTTACACACATATGCCAAACAGCTGCAGAGACTATGACACAAGACACAAGCAGCCCGAGAGATGGTTTCTCACAAAAGGTCACACACCAAACCCCCTTATATGGAAGGACACACAGAGACTAGGACATAGGCACAAACAGTCCCCCTACCGTCATACATCTTCACATCCATAACAGAATTACAACTCCTGTTCTCCAAACCTCCCAAGACTTTACCCTTACCTTCCATAGCTGCCCATCCTCAAACTCCAAATATCTATAGACCCccttcattatctttcctttgtCCCAAAAGTCACCATGCCAAGAACCCAGGACAGTGAGCCCTCCCAACTCATTCCATTCTTTCCCCCCTTCACCCCAGCTCCTCTGCagtgaaagaaattaaagttatatctAATTGGAATCCTGAATCACTCAGCAAAAAGAGAAACTTCACCCCTGTCCAAACCTATGCTCTTGGTTCAGGGATGGGGTGGGATGAAGGGGCATGCTGGTTCTATGAGAGCTAGGGAAACTGCAGAGCTTAAACTGAGGAATGGATGAGGCAGGCAGGCTGGAGAACCAATGATAGTAACCCAATGTATCAGCGCCTTCCTAGCCCAGAGTGACTCTGCGAGTGAGGAGGGGGCAAGTGGGAGAACCCACATAGGCCCACAGGTTGAAGGCAGTGGGGGAGAGAACGAAGCAAGGCTTTGCTAAATGTCAGCCTTCTCTCCCTACTGAGACTGGAACTGGGAGTAGGAGAGATCTAAAGCAACCTTCCTACTATTAAAgcccctttcttctccccttacTCTAGGCAGAGAAAACTTGGGATCCTGCATCCTGACTGAGATCTAACCCTTCCCTactgtgtgcatgtgtatgtgtgtgtgtgtgtcagacacatacacacacacacacacaatttctttgtatctccctgGATCAGTCTCCTAGtacaaagagagaaacaaaggcTTAGAGAGATGAAATAATGCACCCAGGAAGCTCCCTAACACCTGACCTTTCTCCTTCCTATACCCCACTTACCCCAAGTTGGTTCCAGAGTAGTACAATGGAGAAAGTATTGAATTTTAGAGTTACTAGATCAGGATTCTTGtcccattttcactttttactaTTTTGTAACCTTAAGCAAGTCCAACTTTCTGGGCTCCCATTTCTTTAGCAGTAAAATAAGGGACTTGAAAAAAAGGGGTCTCATTGCTCCAAACCCTGTGCTCTCTATGGAGGAATCATTTGATGAAGAAGCAGTCTAGCTGGGCAAGAGTCTCAGACTTCTAAAGAGAATATTTTGACTTTTtgtgctgatgatgatgatgtttgcccttcattctggaagaagaccatgacatcgggggggggggggggggggatgatgccatgataaatgaatgaattggatttgagatgGGAATGCTGTGATAAGctaccagtctcattttctcctccagagctctgggttcagtggccagatatgaatcaagataagtagagatagtcctggatgtgaggtaatcatggttaagtgacttgtccaagatcacagctagtgtcaagtgtctgggtttggatttgaactcccatctttctaactccaaggccagtgttctatccactgtgccacctaattgcccctgcTGTGTATATGATCTTTTGTAAGGTGCTTCCCCTTTTAAGGCCATATGTATCTTCAtcactaaaatgaaaagaaatgactttTCACCCCCCAGACAGAAAATACAACCGAGACAGAAAAAATGGACCTTTAAAGTGAATCTGGAAGAGAGGGTAGAGGTGAGGAGTCCTGAATTTAAGGATGTTCATACAAAGCCTCATTTTTGACCCAGAGCAATAGATGAGAAAGTCTTTCCTTTCCAAGGAAGTAAAATCAAGTGTAAGAACTGCCTAGTAAGCATAAATAACACTCCCCCTCCTCCAGGTTGGGGATGACAATGAGGCAAGAGAGAGAGGATCCTGGCTTGTGCTCAGACTAAGAAGGACATCCAGTGATGAGAGATGTTTTTCTGGAGGAACCAGGAgccaaaggagaaaagaaggtatCTCAAAGGTTAGGATGGGATTTGggaagaagaagacaaagaatcattttttttttctcttccagggCCCAGGAATCAAGATGAATAGAAAAGTGAAAGAGTAAACAGGATTAGACTACAGGTCTAACTCATAGAGTCTAAGTTCAGGGATCTTTCCTTCACAGCCCATGTCAAGAAAGCTACAGGATGGGGAAAGAAACATTAATCAAGATCAGAAAAGAATCTCAGTGAAAAGGGCATGGAAATAAGAGTCAGTTCAACCATAACAGTCAAAGGAGAAGCCATTGATGGAGACTAGACCAAACTGAAAACACAACTGAGACACATTGAAAAAGGCACTAAATTTGTAGTCAAgatgacctgggtttgaattttagCCTTGCtacttatttatatacatattttaattttttttttattttaaggcaatgggattaagtgacttgcccaaggtcacacagctagacaattattatgtgtctgaggtcaaatttgaactcaggtcctcctgactccagggtcagtgttctagccactgcaccacctcactgccccagTCCTGCTATTTATTAATCCTTTTACTCTACAAGGCTTGATCTTAGTTCTCCCATCAGTCAAATAAAATAGTTAGggggtacagtgggtagagcaatgGAGTTAATCAAGAAAATGATAGTTCTGGGgaggttaggtggcgtagtggataaagcaccagccttggagtcaggagtacctgggttcaaatctggtctcagacacttaataatgacctagttgtgtggccttgggcaagcccttaaccccatttgtcttgcaaaaaacctaaaaaaaatgatagttcaaatcccacctcagatacttgacaagTGTGTAGACCTGGGTAAATTGTTACGTTGCCAAGAAACTTATCAAGGTGAGTGAAGACCAGTGCAGAGCACAGGTGACCCTCTGTTCGCTCTGTGTGGAAACTTAATCCTACTGTGCAGCACCCTCAGTAATCTTaatcattcatattttattaataattgctCCCATCTCAATAGCATtctaaagtttataaaatacCTTCCTCATAACAACCCCAGGAAGTAAgtaatgtattattttctccatctttataatattaaCAATTATATAACACCTTTAAGATGTACACAGTGatttacatgtgtgtatgtgtatatatatacatatatatatacatttatatgtaaaatctAATAATACTTGGCAGCACAACTATTTAGAGTAGGGCACAATTCAGGGATGAAATCAGACtagaagatcactttgacaactgATGCCTGGTCCCCTATattaccatcaccatcaccatctcCCCACCCTACCCCACCAGCCCCACCATTTTACACCCTATGCATTGTAACTTGATATCAACTATATAAAAAATGTTGAGAGGTTTGGGTGGGAATTGTAGGTATGAGGTATGTGGTGACTGCTGGACCCagataacctgagttcaagtctagccttagacacttcctagttgtgtgatcctaggcaagtcacttaacttctttttacctcagtttcctcaaccccTCAGAACTGttatgataaaatgagataattgttaaatgtgcttagcacacagtaggcattctATAATTGTTTATTCCCTTCTCTGCccacctcagacacctgataTGTTTGGCCAACTACATCCTAGAAGTGGTCCTGCCCTATATGGCATATCTATGTGATAAAAACCTTATTAAACACTCCAACACCTCCGTTCATCTCCATCCCCAATCCCCACCAGTGAAATAAAGACATAAACAATTGTGgctaaaatttttacttttcagAACCTCAAATCACAGGCACTGTCTTCTTGGACTTTATCTTATGCTAGTGTTCAAGTCAGGGACCCTCagattggaaggagaaatgaaaagaaaatgctgCCAAATTTCTCTTCCCTGTTCATATCTCACCACCCCTATCTTCACCCTAGCCCTAGGAAAGAAGAGCTGGCCTGGGTGAGGCTGGACATCCCCTAGGAGGAGGAACAAGAGGCTGCTGGGACATTTGGTCCTCTGGACCCCGGGCAGCAGCTTAGCCCCCGGCAATCCTGGCGGAAACGTTGTAATGAAAAGCAATAGACAAGGGGGTCCAGGCAACTGTTAAGACTGAGCAGGGCCAGACTGAGGGTATGCAGGACATCCAGAGTGGAAGGCACCGGACACTCACCATCTCCACCGTCACCATCATTCTCCTCCTGTCTGGCCACCCAAGGGGCTAGGATGAGGTGGTAGGGTGCCAGGCAGATGGCAAACACCAGCAACAGCCCCAGGACCATGGTTCGTGCCATGCGTCTGTGTGAACCAGTAACTAAAGGGCCCAGAGATGCCCCTCTTGATGTAGGGGGCATCACCAGAACCCGAGCCAAGGATATGTAGGCCCCAAGAACCAACAGGAAGGCAGCAATAAAGAAACCCACAGTGATATAGGCCATGCCTTGCCGGGCCCAACCATGCTCAAAGCAGCGGGTAGCGCCTCCTGGGCCAGGGCGAAGAGCCTGGGCAGAGACCAGAGATGGAGCAGCACAGGCCAAGCATAGCATCCAGGTGGCTGTACAGGCAGCCTGGGCCACTCGGAGCTGGTTGAGAGGCAGGCGGGTGCCAAACCCAGGCTTGGGTCCCTGCACGGTGCAATAACGACTAACGCTGATGAGGACCATGAAGGAGATGGCAGCATAAGTGGCAGCATAGTATGTGGCTCCAGTGATGTGGCAGACAGAGGCAGGGAAGGGCCAATGGGCCCTGCCCAAATAGTAGGTGAGCCAGAAAGGCAGTGTGAGGGTGAAGAGGATATCTGCCACAGCCAGGTTGAGCAGGTAGAGACGTAAAGCTTGGCCTAggcttcccccacccctcccaaAAACGGCCAAGGCAGCCAGGTTGGCAGGCAGACCCAGACTCAGGGCCACTGCGTAGGCTGCTGGCACCACGATGAAGCGGGCAGGATCATCCCAAGGGCCACATCCTCGAATGCCTGCACCTGCTTCTGTGTTGTTCATTGGATCCAAGGGAGAGGTGGGTGGACtgtgggaagaaaggagagaggaccatgaaaggtgggggaagggaaaccAAATAAAGATAAAGGGAGGGGTTATCTCTTTTggcccccctcccctcagaaaACCAACCTTCCTAAACCACTCAACCACCCCTTttgctccccccccaaaaaacttgcctcaccttttcttttctcaaagtcCATCTCTATCAACAGCCCCTCTCTCACCTCTAGAAGAATGTCAGTGAATCTGAGACCAAAAAGGAGATATATGTAGGAGAATTTGCCCTGAGCCCCACTCTAATTCCCAATTCCAATCAGTGCccacaaaacagagaaagaagagactggAAAACTGACTGTCAAGGGAGTTCATTCCTCAGATACAACCGATTTTGGCTTCTTGAGTCAAGTCTGGCATAGGGGTAGAGGGCCAACCCAGGGGCGATAGACCCTCCCCCCACTGTACCACATCCCAAGGGAGAGCTTCCTTCTTATTCTAGTCTGCATCCTCCCTCTACATCATACACCCATTCAGAGCCATGCcggcatatatatgtacacaagtTGAGAAGTGTTCCCAATATAGAAATTTAAATACATAttgacataaaaacaataaacataGATATACATGTAAAAGCACATTTCTATACAAAAAGAGACCTGAAAGAATGTTATTCATATGCATGAACTCAACTATGAAATATTACAGAAGGATACAGGCATTCATTCTGAAATATATAGGATAATACCtacatgaatacatatatgtgtgtgtgtgtatacatacatgctTTAGTACATTAAGTAAGATATATGAAAAAGAGCTAGCAATTATGGAAATAAAGTCTTCAAAGATAAGTCAGAGAGAtcccataaataatttttttggtttcagaAAAGAGTGAGGTCTCTAGGAGGATTCTGTTGTTTGCTTTTGTTCAtggaaaaagaccatgaca
This region includes:
- the LOC141490759 gene encoding platelet-activating factor receptor-like yields the protein MNNTEAGAGIRGCGPWDDPARFIVVPAAYAVALSLGLPANLAALAVFGRGGGSLGQALRLYLLNLAVADILFTLTLPFWLTYYLGRAHWPFPASVCHITGATYYAATYAAISFMVLISVSRYCTVQGPKPGFGTRLPLNQLRVAQAACTATWMLCLACAAPSLVSAQALRPGPGGATRCFEHGWARQGMAYITVGFFIAAFLLVLGAYISLARVLVMPPTSRGASLGPLVTGSHRRMARTMVLGLLLVFAICLAPYHLILAPWVARQEENDGDGGDGECPVPSTLDVLHTLSLALLSLNSCLDPLVYCFSLQRFRQDCRGLSCCPGSRGPNVPAASCSSS